From the genome of Toxoplasma gondii ME49 chromosome XII, whole genome shotgun sequence:
ctgctctgtctcctccttgctcttctcttctgggAGTTGGCCTGCgggtgttttctctccctgacAAGCTACTTCCTGTCTCAGAGTCTCTTCTTGCGAACCGCGAGACCCTCCGCAGGCACCCTCGTCGCTTTCCgactcttcctcgtttccttcgcgttccttctcttctttctccttttctgctcgtCCTTCGCATTTATCTGGCAACTCTGTGTTCgtgagaggagaagaagaggaagaagacgcagagagagaagaagaggaagaagacgcagagagagaagaagaggaagaagaagcagagggagaagaagaggaagaagcagaaggaggtgaagaagaggaagaagaagagagagcagaggagggaagagacgcagTTGCTTCCATTTTGTCGCTCTCTTAGGGAGAAGGtagaggaacgaagaaggcgagtgATTCCtccaaagagagaaaagaggagagaacaagagagagatccggagagaaaacgaaggaatacgggaggacaagaaagaagggaggagagaggtaAGCAGAGAAAttaggagagaagaaagagaatgAGGGAGACtacaaaagaagaaagactatgggagaaaaagagaagaagagaatggCAGCAGCgggcagaagaggagcgaaggAGGACGACGACGATCGGCGGAAGCGAATATGGAGATAGGCGACGAGGAACGGCTTTCTTTGTTTCAtcagaagcgaagaaggaagcaaaagaaTTGATTCGAAAGGAAAACTTCAAATGCAAGGAAAAGTGTAGAAGACGCCAAAGTCCGCTTTTCGCCGGTGCCTCGGTGTCTTCCAAAAAAGCGCTCACGTAAGACACCCGCTTTCGTTTTCGAGCGCTGTTTGTGAGTcatgcatctctctctgttctcgtgTATTTATTAATGACCTTTtatttttctttctcccctctcttttcctcctttctcgtcttctcccgccttcgccgtctctccgaACCTacgcggggggggggggggcagCTGGCGCTAGAAGCCACCGGCCGAGATTTTTTCctgcgaaaagaagaagcagaaaacgcagattttcgtgtcttttctccatttttcgtctcttcaaCGAAGAGACTCGCGCAAGAAGGCGATGGTCAAGAGGGTGAAGACTCCGAGCGCCAGTgcccttcgtttcctctccgtttctttcctttttctctctttttccgctCGATCTGCCCTTCCACTGCAGCCTTGACGTTTCACGAACAGACTGAGCTACGCGTTTCCAGAAGGCAGGCTCAGAGAACAGAGcggcttccctctctttcagAGCGACGTTTGTTCTGCCCACCTAGACAGATGCAGCATTCTTCTCGACGACAAaacttccctctctctccagggcGCCTGCCCTCCCTCCTCTGTGACTGAGCAGCTCCATGCACACACCCTTCTGTGCGCGGATGCGGAAATCGATTTACTTACACATTTATcgatttatttatatatttagatATGCGTGCAAAGGGAGACAAATCTcgcatgtgtatgcatatatatacaaatatatacaaatatatacaaatatatatatatatatatatgtatatatatatatatatatgtatatgtatataattGTATATTTGCGTACCATGGATGCTCAAGTGTACGTATGAAGAGGGACACAGATTTCTGGGTGTTTTGTGTACATGCACAAATCCATAGATGactatgtatacatatacatctatatacatgACTATCTATCTagagatatatgtatatatgcagtAGCTGTAGAAGGTAGCAAATGGGTGCATCGTCTGTTTTTCGGCGCAGACGTTTCTGCTTGCGGATCCACATGTCGCGCCaagagctgcagcagctgtaTGGATAAACGCGTTTCAAGTCTCCACCCGGAAGTATTTTTTCATACAAGCTGTACAAGGCGCAAACTCCGTGAGAAGCCTTTCCCCTACCTCCGCAATGCCGCTGCAGCCTTGCTCGCCGAAACCGCAGTCTCGCGTGAGACCCCACACGCAGGTCCCCCTCTCAAACCTCAAACTCCACAggacctcttcttctctctctgcttcctctctctctgcttcttctctctctgcttcttcttcttcgtcttcttcttctctctctgcctcttcttcgtctttcgcgCTGGCAGCCGCCGCGGACTTTTGGCGGTCGTACGTGAGAGCTACGGAGCCGGCTTTCcggggaggcagagaagcgaaggaaagagaaactggaagatggcagaggacagagaagggaggagaggaatcagaggacgcagacaaaggcgaggaagagcggactgaggagagacaggcagcgTTTTTGTGTGGCGCTCGCGCCTGGGAGATTCGCTcgtcttcgcatgcagaggaaacttggagaggaaaaggcacCGACGAGAAAGTCCAGGATTcacgaagagaagccgatttggaagagaaacagacaacagagacaaaggcgcACAGGAGACGCGCATCTTCTATGAACATCTGCAGCCAAAACGGATTCCAcccagacagagagagaagccttgAAGCgccaggagaagaaggagaagaagaggaacgaggagaagacgaaaagggagaaagaacagaggggggtggaacgaaagagagaggcgatgGAGGAAAATATGACATcgtggaaggagaagaagaaatgaaaggagaagaaaatttAAAGGAAGGGCGTGGAatggcagagagagaagaagatggaagaggagaacttctggaagaagaactgaaagaagagggagaaggaagtggagtggaagagaaagaagatgaaggaacatgtcgagaaagagaggatgAAACGGAAGAGAGCGCCGAGAGAGGTTCCTTCGGAGATACCTCCACACTCGCAGCATGCCCTTTCAGTCCTGTGAAGGCAGATGCTCCTTTTTCGAAAAGATTTTCGCGCTTATTTTTTTGTGGCTCTTCACCTGGTCGAGTTGAGGAAGaattttcttcgtctctgcacaTGAACTCtccaggagaagaaaaatcCGCAGGCGGAGGcatctcgtcttcttcccttgtcAGCCCGTTAAGCTCCTtcatttcctcttcctctctctcgtcttcttcgtctgtctcttcttgctcttcctctctctcgtcttcttcttcctcttcctctctctcgtcttcttcttcctcttcctctctctcgtcttcttcctcttcctctctctcgtcttctttctcttcctctctctcgtcatcttcttcctcttcctctctctcgtcttcttcttcctcttcctctctctcgtcttcttcttcctcttcctctctctcgtcttcttcttcctcttcctctctctcgtcttcttcttcctcttcctctctctcgtcttcttcgtctgtctcttcttgctcttcctctctctcgtcttcttcttcctcttcctctctctcgtcttcttcttcctcttcctctctctcgtcttcttcttcctcttcctctctctcgtcatcttcttcctcttcctctctttcgtcatcatcttcgtctgtctcttcttcctcttccttttcctgttCCTCCTCCTTGTCTTTTCCCTGTCCGTCGGCGCATGCGGTGTCTGCTCTCCCCTGCTCCTCTCCTGGGGCAGCAGCTGCCAAGAGGCCTTCCGTCGTcattcttctgtcgcttccttgtCAGAGTGCGTCGCCTCCGCTGTCttccctttcgtctctctcttctctcgcgccaTGCTTTGCTCGTCtgccgagagagagcagtCGCCTCAGAgtgctgctctcttctctttcgtcttccccagTTTTCAACTCTCTCGCGAGTCGCCTGGAGAGCGAGCCGCGTCGGAGAGAGCTCAGTGGAAACTCggctggcgaagaagaagacgaaagtgaacgcgaaggtgaagaagaggacgaagagactgAAGCGTCACGAGCCTCTTCGCAGTCGGGAGTAGGACAGCTTCCCCCTCCTCTCGCcgccctgcttctctctctcaagTTGTCTtcggccttctctcctgtgtaTAGACAGTCTCTGCACTCCCTTCCAGTTTCGGAGGTTCAGGCATGGAAGGCAGGAGAGGCGACTCTCTGCTCTGGGACTGCTTCGCCGGcaggtcgaagaagaagcgcaggaGATCGAGAcagtcgttcttctctgaggaagaaacagagaactgGCGCGCGAGGAATCGCGGAAGGGAtgggagagggaggagctcgagaggaagagagtgcaggtcgaagagaggaagaagagaaggcgacagagacggaagTGAGCTCGACgctgagaaaaaaagtgaggaagaaagacattTTTCATCCCTACCTCTTTGTCCTCGTCGGAtgcgctgtctccggagACGCAGCGGCCGCTCTACACCTCCTTCGAGCGATTTCTCTCATGGAAAAAatgcggagagagaacgcagagaaggaacaaatggcgacgagagagagaacaggagacgcagcggaCGAACGACACAGAGGGGAAGAACATGCAGAAATCTGGGAGGCCAGCAACATGACCAGCAGACTTGATGGAGACAagcagaacggagaagaacagaaaaaagaggcagaagaaaagggagagaaggtgaCAAGTAGTGAAAAAAGAAGCGACCTGTCTTTTTCCATCGACATTTCGGAAGTCATTCTTGCGTGCAATGCTGCAATCGCGTctgtcctccttctctcaccGGGTGGCTACAGGGATTTGTGTTCCCTTGAAAACAGTggagaaaagcaagaagaagcatCACAGGTTGGAATCACTATGTTCGAAGAATTCTGTCttcggcctcttcttctccttttgcaGTCTCCATCTGCTCTTGCTCATTTTCTTCAACTcactctctccactcttACGAAGGCCCAGACCGTGAGACATTCCACCgccatctcttcttcttctctctcttcttctctctcttcttcttctgtctgctgtggacagaagggagaaggtgaCGTCTTGGGGGGCAGAGGacctggagacagagaggcagaggagacggcgggagaacggtggagagaggccgcACAAGACGTTCTGCgagtgcgtctctctgcctgcaaGCTGCCTTTCTTCACACGGAAAGCGACGCCCGTtcagggagaaaaggagcaggaaacttctccctctttttctgtttcttctctctccgagcTTTTCTCTTGGGCGACAGTCGAGGCTTCCAAGGAGCGTGTGATCGTTCCCAGTCTCCTCGTCAGCCGGCGAGGCACCGTCGGTCTCTGGCTTCTCGTTGCTGCTGCCCTTTACATTTTCCAtagaacaaagagaaagacgacaacCTGCTCTGGAAGGTCGTTCGAGTTTTGCAGCTGCGAGAAAGGTTCGAGTTccgcttcccttcttcccctcttgcgcaggccttcctcttcgcctcgtgactctcctgtttcgtcgttttcgtcagctgcttcgcttctatctcgccttctcgcttcctctttccaGTCTCCTGCAGAGCGGCCTCGCTTTGCAGTGTCGCAGCAAGACCCACGGCGCTCTCCAGTTCGGCCCTGCCTCAGTTGcgtgtcttccttctttctctttcttctgctctccgcTGAAGACGCGAGACATCGCCTCCGGACTCGAGCGAacttctccctgtctccacccCTGTCCCTCCGGAAGCTCCCGCGGCGGCGGTGGAGCCCAACGCACCCTGCCGGGACCTGCCCGACGTCGCGAGACGcgcagcgaagcagagaggcgcgaaaagaaccgacagcagagacggacGAGGAACGCAGCATGGAAGATGGTTCAGAAAACAATCTCTTCGGGTGCGACGACATTCGCCGCGTCGTCCAGTTCATGATGCAGCTGTTCACGAAGCCATGCAGGGCGCGTAGAAGCTGAGGACCGGCGCTTCCTGCTTTTCATGCTCTTGTCCTGTGGACAAGGACGAGACAGGAGCGATCGATTCGCGTTTCAGCGCCAGAGAGATCTCTCCCGCGAGCAGTCAGCTGCCCCCGTccgttcgcgtctcctggGCCGTCGAAGGCAGCGGCCTTTCCCAGCAGAAACCTGCAGCTGAGTTTCAGGACGCGGAACTCTCAGTGGCGCGAGACACTGCTCCTCGAGGCCTCTCCCGTGCTTTCAAGAGAATCCCCGGACGACTGGACACAAGAGTTGTCTGTTTATCTCCTCGAGGAGGACAACCGACTCCCggcctctctgcgttgtcaGGCTGTCATCTTGGACACAGGACTGAGTTTCTCGCAAGGCCGACTACCTCGATTTCGTAGATCTTCGAATGGAACTTGCATGTGACAGTTTTTTATTTTTGAAGTAGCGAGAAGCCCCGCAAGCCACTGGTTTCTGCGGTGAGGAGAGGGCAGTCAAGAGGGCGCGGAAAGAAGCGAACCTGCGCCTTCGGAGTTTTCTTCGAAACTCGCGTGCGACTCGGAGGCGCGGAGCAAATGGTCTTTCCtccatttctcttcttcgtgccTAAGGCTCGGAGAGACTCTTGCACACCGCTGCCTGCAAGCCGCGCGACGTCTCTTGGCTCGTAAATCTTTTGAAGAACTTGGCAGTCCAATCCTAGTTCGTCTGAGTCTGTGACACAAAAGGGAGGTGCCCTCAACCATGCTGCTTTTGCTTTGCTTTTGCGTAGACGATGGCGCCTCCTCTGACTGGGGTTTCAACGTCACGTGTACGAAAAAGTCGAGCTTCCAGGGGAGTCTGACTCGGATTGCAAGCGGGGAGAGTTCAGTGTGTTGGCTACTTTTCAGTCACAAAAATACCATTATTTCACCGTTGAACTAGGTCAAGGGTAGAGCAACGGACTGAAGCACTGGGAGCAACGCGCACAAATTCTCTTTTGTCGCAGGTAAAACGGCCTCCACCTTGAGCTGTTTTCTGGCTTCCTCTGCCACCGAGTTGTATTTTAGCAGGAAAAGAGTTAATCTATATTGACTCGCCAGAATGCCGTGGTAAACATATTTTATGACTTTCGGGGGCAGAGGAGCAGAGCAAATCGGATCTCCACGTTCGCAAGATAGAAGGGCGTTTGTCGACAGCCATAAGTCGCTGTTCTCTCGAATGGCGCAGTCGCTGAACCGCTGTGAGTGAAAGTAGAATATGTCTGAACTAGTGTGATACACCCTGtagaaaaagacaaggcACACTTGACTACGAAAAGAGGCGTTTCGACGGTTCATCTGTGCCTGTGTCATACCCTCCACGTGTATAGCCCAGCTGGCGAGCGTGGTGGAGTGCTTTAGAGTTGAGAAGACAGGATTAAAAAAAGTCGACAAATCAACCTCAAGAACTCAACCGGCACATTCCTGGCCGACCGCGAAGAAGGCCTGCACAGAAGAAGTTGCGCATTCATGAGGGAAGAAGTCGTGGTACATCGGGTGCTCTCCCTttggctgcgtctctctccgcccaCAAGGCGAAAAGGACcctcgagaaaaagacagcagagagagaggaagactggcGTTCTTTCACCGATGGTCGCAGCCACACGAACGCGGTGTTTCACCTCAGGTCGACAGAGGCGTCGTCGTACAAGCGGAAATTCCAGCAACAACGCGAGaggctgcttctcttccactcGACGCCCGGCACGCCCCTGGGGACCCATCGCTGCGGTCCCGACGTTTGCATCGAAAAATCGGAAACAAAGACCAAGGAAAAAACGCCAAACACCCACACATGCatctacacacacacatcccTATCAACATGAACCaagtgcatatatatatatatatatatatatacatacatgtgtTTGCGTAAATACATGCGATTTGGACGAAGAAAGTCGATGCATTCGATTTTTTGTGTTGGTTGAGAGAGGCGATGCGTCCACTGCGTTGCGTCAAGTTCTTCTTGCctttcgcctgtctccaatCGGCGGCTTTCTCCGCAAATTCACTTTTCCTCAGAACGACGCGACTGTTGTTCCAGTGCCCTcagcctcttctctctgagtATCTCTAGGTCCGCTTGGccccgctcttcttttcgctcttctttttccgatttttctgatttttctTCTGAattcctcgcttctttttcggAGCTGCTTCGCGGGGCGTCGCCGGCGACTGGCAgcgcaggcgaggaaggagatgcggatggagacagagtccgcgacacagaagaagagtcttTCTCACGGCCTGCCTTGGCTTTAGCTTCGGCGAGTTGTTGCTGGTGTTCGATGAACTCGAAGACTGAAAACAGAAAATCGGAGAGAGATTGTGCCTCTGTTCTTCAAATCGCAACACACGGCGCCCGCGCCCTGCAACTCTCTGTTTGTATCGACTCTCAATGGCAATTACCAGCACAGGGTGCCGATAGGGAAGCCTCTCCACACGATTTGGGCACTGGTTCTTCATGCTGATACTCATATATATCTTTCGAGTCGGCAATTCTCATCTGAGAGTCGAAGATCCACTGCCAAAATCCGACAGCTTGCGCAAGGTTCTGCGCTGCACACGGTGGActgcggcttcttcgagaaagagagacttcCCTTCACAGAGGTTCCAGCCATCCTGATTAGTGTTCTCCAGTGACTGCCATGGCGTTCAGTCGGTGACGTCACCAGTGGCTTCCAGCGCTTTTGCTTCTGCGTAGCTgccatctgcatgcagactgagaagagaggaTTCTTTGCACTTTTGCCGAATCCATTTTCGAAGGATATGCAAGCTCACGTTCAGACTGTGCCCCTATGGCCTCCGAGAACCGGCGACTCGGCCACTGCTTCATGGAGCGCCCAGTGCGCGGGTCGACGACGGCGATGTGAGGAAAGCTTGTCACCTGCAAGGCAAAGAACTCCACGCGAGACACCCAGACAGCGTTCGCCGCCAGCAAGAGAAGACCGCGCGGAAACTGCGGAACACCCGGCTGAAGCAAGTCAGGAGACGctccgcgaagaagacgctgcaAAACTGGAGGCGGGAAGCCGCAACTCGCGTGCAGAGACAGTgcgacgaaaacgagacgaGGTTCGTAAAAACGAAACGAACACCAGGGAGAcccagaaagaaaagaggcgaaaaaaacaggagagcAAGGGAGAACCGCGAGAAACAACGAGGCAAaacacaggagagagaacaggagagagaacaggagagaccaagaagaagagggagcaCTTGGCTGTGAGTTGCGTTGCAGGGAGAGTCTGATGGTTTTGCAGACCTTATAGAGTTCGCAGAAGACGCGCCCTTCCTGATTCGATTCAGCTCGCTGCCAGAATACGAAAAACTCCTTCAGCAGATCCTGCGTACGcgcgtggaagaagaaaagagcaagTTTCTGCGAGGCCGAAACTTCGAGCTCAGCCTTCTTTTCATCACACGACTCGCAGTGTGTTTGCACCCTCATTTGCATGCCCTACACAAATCTCGCACACGAGGAGAGACCCCAGGCAtgaggcgacggagagacaccgaCAGAATCCTAGATCTGCAGTAAGGCCTTCAACGCTTGGCTTCTGCATGCTCCCCTGCCGGTCTCCACTTCCTGTTACATTCGTCCACAAGCTGTCAGCTGTTTACAACAGTGCACCTCATCGTCGGCTGTTGCCGCTTCACTGCTTGAGAGAGCAGGCGACGCTCATTTCCGAGTTCTGCACGTCCCCGGAGAGACTGCACCTCGTTCTGCGTCGTTGCCCTGGAACTGTTGAAAACAGACTTCTCTGAGGTTACTCTTGTCGGTtcacagacgcagagaggagaaaacgcggacCTGAACAACCTCCGAGCGCCAGATGTCGCGATTCAGTTTGTGGCTGCCGAACTCATCTGCCTTCTGAATGTTCACGAGCAGCCAGCGGCcagttcgcatgcagagctccCGCGCCTGCGAAAACGCTCGAGCAGTCCGCAAAGATCGGGGGATGCACAGCAGCCTCGAAGAACTCAATTGTCTGCATCTCGAGACGGGAGACACCTTGCGAACCCTGGAGACTATAACGACCGGCCTAAACATCCGTTCTTTCCACCTccacgaaaaaaacgcgaccCATGGCACATGCAGAGATCCGCAGACCTGAAGCATCCGTCTGACATCCACTCCAATACCTCTCTGCGTACACAGATCTACACAAATTTCCAGttgtacatatgcatatatatataagcgCAGCGttgcacacatgcacaaaAGGAATGAGGCACACATATGGCACTTCACACgaatgtatacatgtatgtatatacatatacatatatatacctacgtgctcatatacatatatatatatatatatacatatatatatatatatatgtgaagaGTTGAAAAGCAGAGTACGCCTCTCAGAGAGCcgcgttcgcttccgcaGGTGCAAGTTTCTTCTTGTGTATCCTCTTATGCTCGCTTGCGTCGCGGTGCTATTCTGATCTGATCTCTCCTGGTTTTAAAAAACGTTTTTTATATTTTATCATCGGCGCGCGCGTCGACTCGGGCCGCGGTTTGCCTGGCCCCTTTTGTTTCTCCAACGCaacagtttttttttctttttgcatTGACCCATTTCCAGGGCacttttctcctttgtcgCGACGCACCTTGGCAAAGGACAAGGTGCAGACGAGCTCCTTGGGAGGTTCGTACAGGCCTGCGAACGCGGAACTTCCGGCGTCCATCGCCACTGTGAGACTCGACGGCaaagctgcagaaacggagaagtgGAGTCGGGAGcagtggaagagaaacaaggagacagagggaactGAAGAGCAGACATGCGCTCGCAAACGAAACAGAATAGAACGCAGCACGGTCAACATGCCTCAGTCACGAGGACCGGCAACCCAGCGATCTGGCgctgctgcagagaagagacgaagtgATGAGGAGTGACGGGAGGAGTGGAGAAGATcgaccgagaaaaaaagagagttctctgaaagagacaggaaacagaagaggccttgcagagagagagcgaaggggaGGACAAAAAACAACGAGGgactctccagagaagaagatctgTGAAGAGGAGGCGATTCACCTCCGAAAATCTTACAGGTCGCTGCCGCAGCCGAGgctgctctgtcttctgccgCAGGTTCGCCATACAGCGGCTCTGCAGGACCGCAGAAAAGCAGCAAGTGCAGAGGGAAGTCGAGAAAGCAGTCGGAATGAAAtggcgaagaaacagagagaagaacgcgtttcGTTCTGTGGCAAGGCGGCACAGAAGCGCGCGGCAGAGTTACAGCCGAAGCAGCAGCGCAGGCGGAAAGGCACACGAAGCAGACTGGAAAAGCAACTGCGAATCCTCTGTTCCAGTTGAGGGAAACTCCGTTCTTTCAGTTCGCCATCTGCCCCGAATGTAGCGACTCTGAACGCTGAACTCTGTTCCGCGTTGGCTCTCCAATtttgcttctcccttctgttcTGCAAAGTCTCACGCGTCAGAAGCGTTTGTCTGTAGGCAGGATCTGGTTTCCtgagttcctcttcttcctgcgccTGCTGAGCAGCGGCCGAGGCGGCGCCTCGATAGGGACAAGACGCagttgaagaggaagacgcagttgaagaggaagacgcagttgaagaggaagacgcagttgaggaggaagaagacagcaaagaagaaggagaaagaaaagaagaagaggaagaagaggaagaagagagaggcgtaAGGTGCGTGTCTGGAGAGACCCTGTTGGGTCGGCAGGCCTCGGCTGCTGCACGACCTCGACTGGGCAAGCCGACAGAAAGGCCTTCTTCTTGGTGATCGAAGAACAGCAGCGCTGCTGCGTTGCAGTCTCCCGCGGCCAtctgcgaagaaaagcacaagcgaactgcatgcagtcgcggAGAGCAACGACCAGGCcgcgcacagagagaagagggcgcAGACGAACTTGAAGAGACTGACGACAGGGAActcgcgaaagagagagagagaaagaagtcgaggCACTGCGGGGAGAAGCGCGCTCAGGTTCTTGGAGAAAGAATCCCTCTGGAGGTAGTCATTATCGCAGAACGAAAACTGTCGCCTTCGAGGTGCAGAAGGAGACTCGCTCCTCACCACGCAGTCACATGTCGACGGGGCAAGACGGTGCGACTCTCTCGGGCGCCTGCACCTCTCGCGAATCCTCAAGAAAAACAGCTGTTTTGAGAGGTGACGATGACAGCAGCCGAAACCGctccgcatgcagcaaagAAACGATAAACCTCTGCGTGCAGATgactgaaaagaaaacagtcCACGAGCAGGTATGGGATCTACACTCCAAGTGTGAGAAAGGACTGCGTGCCTCGTTCCAGGTCCAGAgcgagacaagaggaaactCACCTCCACGTAGCGCGTCGCGGTCTCGCGGTCGGAGACGCctgacaggagacagagagagcaacgGCGGGAGGAAGTCGCGGCGAGACAAGCGTCgcaagaaagacgaggcagaTGGAGGCCGAGGAGCCGAGAAATGGCCTCGAACGCATGCGCCAGAGTCTCGACTCACGCGCACAGCGATGGGCAGAGACCTTGGACACCCGAGAcatgagaggaagagaaaccgagCGCGAAGTCGCAGAGgagagcggaggaagaagcaagcgagGAGGCAGGAAAGACAGACCGACTCTAGATAGGAAAGGAAAGCAACCGCACATGCTGGAACTCGTCAAAAAGGGTCTCTTCGGCGTCTGAAAGTGGCGGAAAAAATCATTTCCAAGAAAATCACACTTACCTGTCGCCGCCATAAACTGCTGAACAGTTTCCTCTGTGCAATTCATTGTGACTTTCGTTCCTTGTTCCCCTCTTCGTTCTTGgttttttccttgttttttctccggcgtttcctttctgtttcgaGTGACCCCACCcccgtctttccttctgtaCAGGCGCCttggaggaaaaggaggaaaaaaggcgaagaaagcctgaagaagacgacagagaagacgacgggtAAAGAAGGACTTGCTGGTCTTGAACAAAGAGTCTCCTTCGCTACCTTAAGGTCCGTTGACTTCCTGGGACATGCGTCCTGACACGGTTCTCTGCAGAGGCCAACTTCGATCTCATGtcttggagaagaaggaagccgaTTCgctgccgagagagaaggaagagaacctGAGGAGATACGGTTGCCCccaaaagaggagacaagacacGCGTCTGCTCGGTGCCCGCCGTGGGGAGTTcgacgcgaagaaagacgcacAACGTCCGGCGCCTCGCTGGCTCGACCTGTCGATTCTGGAAAGAAACGTTCCGATTCCCCAAGATAAAGAGCACTGGTGCAGAGAACTTATCGCATTCTCCGTTCGAAGCCGGCGATAAAAAGGCCAAGATTGCAGGGAGAGACCTTGCGGCGCTAGAGAGGATACATTTTGGGATGTGTACCGGGGCGTCTAGCTTTCGTTGGCGGCTGAATCGTTACGAAAACGGGAAGTTCGGAACTCCATCCAGAACGCTTTTCTCATGTGGTTGAGCTAAAAAGAAGTCGCCTTCCCTGCAGGTTTCAGGGGCAACCGGTGGCGCTGGCGACGACGCGCAGGAGGTCCGAAGATGACACAGGGACGCCGCCGAGAGAGAGTTGACGGTGTCGAAGCACCCTCGACAGCACTCCGCCTCAAatcagaaaaaaaggcggaCAAGAGACTCGCATAGTTTCCCTCGAAACAGCGGGGCAGGTGGTGACCCGGATTTTCCCCGCGGTCGTTCGCAAGACACCGGGGAAACGAGGCGCTGCGACCTCTAGGTCGGAGCAAGATCTTTTTTCGCGACGGAGATcgcagagaacggagacagggcgCTGCGGGatggaaaggagagacataAGGCACGAAAACCTCCGCAAACTCGAGGAA
Proteins encoded in this window:
- a CDS encoding hypothetical protein (encoded by transcript TGME49_300160), which produces MPLQPCSPKPQSRVRPHTQVPLSNLKLHRTSSSLSASSLSASSLSASSSSSSSSLSASSSSFALAAAADFWRSYVRATEPAFRGGREAKERETGRWQRTEKGGEESEDADKGEEERTEERQAAFLCGARAWEIRSSSHAEETWRGKGTDEKVQDSRREADLEEKQTTETKAHRRRASSMNICSQNGFHPDRERSLEAPGEEGEEEERGEDEKGERTEGGGTKERGDGGKYDIVEGEEEMKGEENLKEGRGMAEREEDGRGELLEEELKEEGEGSGVEEKEDEGTCREREDETEESAERGSFGDTSTLAACPFSPVKADAPFSKRFSRLFFCGSSPGRVEEEFSSSLHMNSPGEEKSAGGGISSSSLVSPLSSFISSSSLSSSSSVSSCSSSLSSSSSSSSLSSSSSSSSLSSSSSSSLSSSFSSSLSSSSSSSSLSSSSSSSSLSSSSSSSSLSSSSSSSSLSSSSSSSSLSSSSSVSSCSSSLSSSSSSSSLSSSSSSSSLSSSSSSSSLSSSSSSSSLSSSSSSVSSSSSFSCSSSLSFPCPSAHAVSALPCSSPGAAAAKRPSVVILLSLPCQSASPPLSSLSSLSSLAPCFARLPRESSRLRVLLSSLSSSPVFNSLASRLESEPRRRELSGNSAGEEEDESEREGEEEDEETEASRASSQSGVGQLPPPLAALLLSLKLSSAFSPVYRQSLHSLPVSEVQAWKAGEATLCSGTASPAGRRRSAGDRDSRSSLRKKQRTGARGIAEGMGEGGAREEESAGRREEEEKATETEVSSTLRKKVRKKDIFHPYLFVLVGCAVSGDAAAALHLLRAISLMEKMRRENAEKEQMATRERTGDAADERHRGEEHAEIWEASNMTSRLDGDKQNGEEQKKEAEEKGEKVTSSEKRSDLSFSIDISEVILACNAAIASVLLLSPGGYRDLCSLENSGEKQEEASQVGITMFEEFCLRPLLLLLQSPSALAHFLQLTLSTLTKAQTVRHSTAISSSSLSSSLSSSSVCCGQKGEGDVLGGRGPGDREAEETAGERWREAAQDVLRVRLSACKLPFFTRKATPVQGEKEQETSPSFSVSSLSELFSWATVEASKERVIVPSLLVSRRGTVGLWLLVAAALYIFHRTKRKTTTCSGRSFEFCSCEKGSSSASLLPLLRRPSSSPRDSPVSSFSSAASLLSRLLASSFQSPAERPRFAVSQQDPRRSPVRPCLSCVSSFFLFLLLSAEDARHRLRTRANFSLSPPLSLRKLPRRRWSPTHPAGTCPTSRDAQRSREARKEPTAETDEERSMEDGSENNLFGCDDIRRVVQFMMQLFTKPCRARRS
- a CDS encoding hypothetical protein (encoded by transcript TGME49_300150), translating into MNCTEETVQQFMAATGVSDRETATRYVEMAAGDCNAAALLFFDHQEEGLSVGLPSRGRAAAEACRPNRVSPDTHLTPLSSSSSSSSSFLSPSSLLSSSSSTASSSSTASSSSTASSSSTASCPYRGAASAAAQQAQEEEELRKPDPAYRQTLLTQPLYGEPAAEDRAASAAAATSLPSSLTVAMDAGSSAFAGLYEPPKELVCTLSFAKARELCMRTGRWLLVNIQKADEFGSHKLNRDIWRSEVVQDLLKEFFVFWQRAESNQEGRVFCELYKVTSFPHIAVVDPRTGRSMKQWPSRRFSEAIGAQSELFEFIEHQQQLAEAKAKAGREKDSSSVSRTLSPSASPSSPALPVAGDAPRSSSEKEARNSEEKSEKSEKEERKEERGQADLEILREKRLRALEQQSRRSEEK